In Podospora pseudoanserina strain CBS 124.78 chromosome 5, whole genome shotgun sequence, a single window of DNA contains:
- a CDS encoding putative secondary metabolism biosynthetic enzyme (EggNog:ENOG503P04A; SMCOG1028:crotonyl-CoA reductase / alcohol dehydrogenase; antiSMASH:Cluster_4; COG:C), with product MARGEESEEGGADTTQTEQVHLRDPFQHFSSFHRLSLMTTSSANPAAAAADASHATQTAIIQIDSTKPAALPLAVSNTVPMPTIPPPAGHVLIRVLTTALNPNDFKMPTYMPDPGATAGCDYCGIVIATSPADDSHSYREGDRVCGSLFAYNPARPLDGAFAQFATVDARLALRVPASWTDAQAAVLGGIGWTTAALALWGEDMLALKGRPSRPVTGVESEPVLVYGGATASGTMASQLLKASGYRPIAITSPASASLARRYGAAGTASYLSASVVEDARQATGNGIQIRHALDCITNAESYAACMGAIARRGGRYVCLEALDASWPGGRKAVKVGVVMAFETTGYSVDYGAGSTYTRPARVESYKLGVEAAAEMQALIDDGRVVPHPVRELKGGWDGILKGLDMLRGAKVSGEKLVVRIPQDS from the exons ATGGCAAGGGGCGAAGAGTCGGAGGAAGGCGGAGCCG ACACTACACAGACTGAACAAGTCCATCTCCGAGACCCATTCCAGCACTTCTCAAGCTTCCACCGGTTATCACTT ATGACAACGTCGAGTGCCAAcccagcggcggcggcggcagatGCCAGCCATGCCACCCAAACAGCCATCATCCAAATCGATAGCACCAAGCCGGCGGCTCTGCCCCTAGCGGTATCCAACACCGTGCCCATGCCAACCATACCTCCGCCGGCAGGCCACGTCCTAATCCGCGTCCTCACAACGGCCCTGAACCCAAACGACTTCAAGATGCCGACATACATGCCGGACCCCGGCGCCACAGCGGGATGCGACTACTGCGGCATCGTGATCGCTACGTCACCAGCCGATGACTCCCACAGCTACCGAGAGGGTGACCGCGTGTGCGGGTCCCTCTTCGCGTACAACCCGGCACGGCCGCTCGACGGTGCCTTCGCACAGTTCGCGACCGTGGACGCGCGCCTAGCCCTGCGGGTCCCAGCAAGCTGGACCGACGCGCAAGCCGCGGTCCTAGGCGGCATAGGTTGGACGACGGCGGCGCTCGCGCTGTGGGGCGAGGATATGCTAGCGCTGAAGGGTAGACCATCACGACCCGTCACCGGGGTCGAGTCAGAGCCCGTGCTTGTGTACGGAGGGGCCACCGCGTCGGGGACGATGGCTTCGCAGCTGCTCAAGGCGTCCGGGTACAggcccatcgccatcacgtCGCCCGCATCCGCATCGCTGGCTAGACGATACGGCGCCGCCGGCACCGCATCGTACTTATCTGCTTCGGTTGTCGAGGACGCACGCCAGGCTACTGGAAACGGTATCCAGATACGCCACGCGCTTGATTGTATTACCAACGCCGAGTCCTACGCCGCGTGCATGGGGGCTATTGCGCGCCGAGGCGGCCGCTATGTCTGCCTCGAGGCGCTGGACGCGTCTTGGCCGGGGGGGCGTAAGGCGGTCAAGGTGGGTGTTGTTATGGCTTTTGAGACGACGGGGTACTCGGTTGATTATGGCGCTGGGTCGACGTACACGCGGCCTGCTCGCGTCGAGTCTTACAAGCTGGGGgtcgaggcggcggcggagatgCAGGCGCTTATTGATGATGGGCGTGTCGTGCCGCATCCGGTTAGGGAGCTCAAGggcggatgggatgggattcTCAAGGGGCTGGACATGCTCCGTGGGGCCAAGGTTAGTGGGGAGAAGCTAGTGGTTAGGATCCCGCAGGATTCTTGA
- a CDS encoding hypothetical protein (antiSMASH:Cluster_4; EggNog:ENOG503P190; SMCOG1034:cytochrome P450; COG:Q): protein MSETWRVNLPFVGSPSSMTTMNSVADFKEALGQVSLTSWLKFSAGLYLVYHIVRAIYLLNFHPYAKYPGPKWAALSNTWYMYQWFKGRYPWSIEAALKKYGDVVRIAPNEIVFFTVQAQNDILLSGTKGKPAFRKSSFYFKIGPHTGLAAESDPEKHRTIRKWMAPAFSPRALKEQDPVLHGVVDKAINKMAQKGDTPEGMDLTIWSDWIACDLAGSLGYGYDFGNIENEKDADLLRWFNAVTVWVTMDQAFKRLGPFVHPLVYLILPRSLVKLLRKHKKIVANRVENAKDFKQRDYFTSFIQEGKSMPNTNMDWILAQANHIFIGGLDPDTNLFWSAILFLAQHPDKFRKFAAEIRGKFKRYEDIEDEELTHLPWLSGVIDESLRLHTNGSFGQPRVSPGATVDGHYIPKGCGVQTSIFAAFHSERYWHKPHDFCPERWLPATHSDYDPAFAKDVRECFRPFSAGTRSCIGQNMGYRQARILFAKMAWKLDWEVVNPHEFHWERDLRLYATWVRPHPRIRYKLSDVAKAAAAEGGRENEEKLVEV from the exons ATGTCTGAAACTTGGCGGGTCAATCTGCCGTTTGTCGGTTCGCCATCGTCAATGACAACCATGAATTCTGTCGCCGACTTTAAGGAAGCCCTGGGGCAGGTTTCCCTGACTAGTTGGCTCAAGTTTTCCGCGGGGCTT TACCTTGTCTACCATATCGTGCGCGCCATctacctcctcaacttccACCCCTATGCCAAGTACCCAGGCCCTAAATGGGCGGCACTCAGCAACACTTGGTACATGTATCAGTGGTTCAAGGGACGTTACCCATGGTCCATTGAAGCTGCCTTGAAGAAATACG GCGACGTCGTACGCATCGCGCCAAACGAGATTGTCTTCTTCACCGTCCAGGCCCAGAATG ATATCCTTCTAAGCGGCACCAAGGGAAAGCCCGCGTTTAGAAAATCCAGCTTTTACTTTAAAATAGGGCCACACACCGGACTCGCTGCCGAGTCGGATCCCGAGAAGCACCGCACCATTCGCAAGTGGATGGCTCCGGCTTTCAGTCCACGCGCCCTCAAAGAGCAGGATCCCGTGCTGCACGGGGTGGTCGATAAAgccatcaacaagatggcGCAGAAGGGCGACACGCCCGAGGGCATGGACTTGACCATC TGGAGCGACTGGATCGCCTGCGACCTGGCCGGGAGCCTGGGCTACGGCTACGACTTTGGGAACATCGAGAACGAGAAAGACGCGGACCTGCTTAGATGGTTCAACGCCGTCACCGTCTGGGTCACAATGGACCAGGCCTTCAAGCGCCTGGGGCCCTTCGTCCACCCACTCGTCTATCTCATTCTGCCGCGCAGCTTGGTCAAGCTCCTTCGCAAGCACAAGAAAATCGTGGCCAACCGCGTGGAGAATGCCAAGGATTTCAAGCAGCGCGACTATTTTACCTCGTTCATCCAGGAGGGCAAGTCCAtgcccaacaccaacatggaCTGGATTCTGGCGCAGGCCAATCACATCTTCATCGGCGGGCTGGACCCAGACACGAACCTGTTCTGGTCTGCCATCCTGTTCCTCGCACAGCACCCCGACAAGTTCAGAAAGTTCGCGGCCGAGATCAGGGGCAAATTCAAGAGATACGAAGACATCGAGGACGAAGAGCTCACCCACCTGCCGTGGCTGAGCGGCGTCATCGACGAGTCGCTGCGCCTGCACACCAACGGGTCCTTTGGGCAGCCGCGCGTCAGCCCCGGCGCCACCGTGGACGGGCACTACATCCCCAAGGGGTGCGGCGTGCAGACGTCCATCTTCGCCGCCTTCCACAGCGAACGCTACTGGCACAAGCCGCACGACTTCTGCCCGGAGCGCTGGCTGCCCGCCACACACTCGGACTACGACCCGGCCTTCGCCAAGGACGTGCGCGAGTGCTTCCGGCCCTTCAGTGCGGGCACCCGCAGCTGCATCGGCCAGAACATGGGCTACCGCCAGGCCCGCATTCTGTTCGCCAAGATGGCCTGGAAGCTCGACTGGGAGGTCGTGAACCCCCACGAGTTCCACTGGGAGCGAGACCTCCGCCTGTACGCTACCTGGGTCCGCCCGCATCCCAGGATCCGGTACAAGCTGTCGGACGTGGCTAaggcggctgctgccgagggtgggagggagaatgAGGAGAAGCTTGTCGAGGTGTGA